From the genome of Nodosilinea sp. FACHB-141, one region includes:
- a CDS encoding NADPH-dependent FMN reductase, with translation MLILSATNGTNLELARAFESEATTRGLSVEIISLPDLHLPLYDSLGGSSAEEGLSKLAQAMRQHKSLVICAPEYNGSIPPVLTNAIAWLSVSTDDFRALFNSRPVALATHSGGGGQKVMLAIRQQLSHLGCTVLGREVLSTSQKAANPEAIAALVSQLAALESAYEGIPAQG, from the coding sequence ATGCTGATCTTATCTGCCACCAACGGCACCAATCTCGAACTAGCCCGCGCCTTTGAATCTGAAGCAACTACCAGGGGCCTATCCGTAGAGATAATTAGCCTCCCCGATCTACACCTGCCGCTCTATGACTCCCTTGGGGGCAGCAGTGCTGAGGAGGGCCTGAGCAAGCTGGCCCAAGCCATGCGGCAGCACAAGAGCCTAGTCATTTGCGCGCCCGAGTACAACGGCTCCATTCCCCCGGTGCTGACCAACGCGATCGCCTGGCTCTCGGTCAGCACCGACGACTTTCGGGCATTGTTCAACTCGCGGCCTGTGGCCCTGGCTACCCACAGCGGCGGCGGTGGGCAAAAGGTCATGCTGGCCATTCGGCAGCAGCTTTCGCACCTGGGCTGCACGGTGCTGGGACGAGAGGTGTTGAGTACTTCCCAAAAGGCGGCTAACCCCGAGGCGATCGCCGCCCTCGTCAGCCAGCTCGCCGCCCTCGAATCCGCCTATGAAGGCATCCCAGCACAAGGCTAA